In Alkalihalobacillus sp. AL-G, the genomic stretch AAATCAACCATGATTCTTTTGTTGTATTTTTCTGCTTCATCAAGACTATCCGTAATTGTCTTCTTTGCTGAAAATGCCATGACCGTAGTGATATCCGCCCCAGCCTCAAATGCTTGTACTGTTTCAAACTTACCTGCATCACATGTTTTCATGTCCGCAACTAATGTTATATCTGGATACTTCACTTTGATTTCACGAATGATCGTCATTCCATATTCTTTTATTACACCTGTCCCTACTTCAATCAGGTCGATGTAATGTTCGGTTTCTTTGATTACTTGAAAACATTTCTCCCTAGTGAGTCTGTCAAGAGCAAGCTGGATTTTCATTGATTTCGCCTCCAAACTATCTTTCGATGAATTCCTTCTGCCCCATTTTGATTAAGACATCATCTATATACGGCATTCCCTCATTATCGCCTGATACACTAACAACCATCGATCCGATCAGATTCGCGACATGTAAGGTTTTTTTAAGGTCCCAATTGTTCAATAGCCCATAAATGAATCCAGAATCAAATCCATCACCAGCCCCGACTGTATCCACTACCTTGTTTACCTTTACAGGTGGTGCTTCTACATATTGACCATTCGAATATCCGCAAGACCCCTTGTCCCCTTGTTTTATCGCAACATGAGAAACTCCAAATGTTTTTGCCTTCTCGATAATTTCTTTCGGGTCATTTACTCTAAAAAGGATTTCTGCCTCTTCAACCCCCGTCAACAACACATCTACATAGGGTAGAAACTCTAGTAATGCTTCTCGAGCTTCTTGTTTGTTCCACAATTTCAAGCGAATATTAGGATCAAGTGATACAAGAACACCATTTTCCTTTGCAAGCTTAATCGCGTGTTTGACCAAAGGAATGTTTTTCTTCTTATCAATCGATGGAAAAACACCCGTGATATGGAGAAGCCTTGCTTGTTTAATGTATTCCTCATTAAGTGTATCTTTGGTCAGTACTGTAGTCGGTGAATGATCTCTGTAGTAAAAGGTCCTGCCGCTTCCATCTTCCATTATTTCTTTAAAATTGAGTGATGTGCTGTACCCCTCTACCAACTCAACCTGTGACACATCAATTCCTTCACCACGTACAAAGTTGTAAATAAATCGACCGAATTCGTCTTTACCCAGGCGGCTCATCCAGCCTGTCTTCAACCCTAAACGCGAGCAGCCGAGGGCAACATTAAGTTCTGCACTTCCAACTTTTCTTTCAAAGGAAGACACATACCGCATCGGCCCAGTTGAAATTGGGTTAAACGTTATCATCGCATCTCCAATTGTAATCACATCATTCATAGCACATAACATCCTTATCTATGATCTGTGTAAAAGTTAACACGAAGATCGTTCTATTAGTGTAGGTTCGAAACGGTGAACGTGCTGCGTATGTTCGTCGTCTCTCTTCTGAATTTTCTCAAGCAATAGTTCTGCTGCCTTCTTACCCATTTCAAAGGTCGGTTGAGCGATTGTCGTTAATGATGGGCTGTAAAAGCTAGCAAATGAAACATCATCGATACCAATTAATGCTAACGATTCTGGTGTTTTTATTTGGTGCTCTTTAGTGTATTTTAAAATTTCAATAAGAGCTAAATCATTACCGGCAAGAATAGCCTCCGGTGGATCTGCTGACTCAAACATTTGTTTTAGCCCTGTCTGTATTTGATCGATTTCCAGACTCTGAATATATTCCGGGACAACAGGCAGCCCCTTTTCCTTTAACGCCTTTTTATATCCATTTATTCGTTCAACCCTTGGCGATACATTTTTAATAATCGAGGTCGTTACGATCCCGATTCGCCGATAGCCTTTCTCAATAAAATGCTCAACAGCTACCTTTGATGCCATCTCGTTGTCTAGCATAATCGATGGGACAGGAACATCAGGTACACTCCGGTCTACAAAAATCACTGGATAGTTGATACTGATCATTCTTTTATACAGAGCCACATTGTCACCAGTTGGAAAAATGATAAGACCATCGACCTGTTTGGCTCTTAACATATCGATATACTTCTTTTCCTTCGTTGGATCGTCATCGGCATTACAGACGATGATATGGAAATCCAGTTCATGACATACATCCTCAATTGCCCGGATCACTTGGGTTGAGAATTCATGAAGGATGTTCGCCACAATGACTCCTATCGTGGTTGTGGACTTCTGCTTTAAACTTCTCGCGACAATATTCGGTTGGTACCCTAGATCCTCGATTGCCGCTTCGATTCGCTGCTTTGTCTTTTCAGCCATATAATCATATCGTTTATTCAAATATTGGGAGATTGTGCTTTTTGATACTTCGGCATGCTTTGCCACATCTGAGATTGTAACCGTTTTCATCGAATCTTCTCCTATATGAAACGTTATTTGTATTTTAACTAAATCGGTTTAGTAAATCGGTTTAGTTCGAGTATAAAAGATTTGTAAGCGCTTTACAAGGATTTTTTATTTTAAATTAAAAAACCCGAGTGCCGTGCAGCACCGAGTTTTGGAGTTCCAAACGATATTCTTTTCCCATGACTTCTCTTTAATCTTTTTTTAAAAAGGTACTCGGCATCACCGCAGCGACGACTTCTCCACGGGCACAAAGGGTGTCATCAGCATAGACCTCCGTTTCAACCTTCCACTTTTTCGGATGGATCTCGTGAATGGTTCCAACCGCTTTTAGAGGGACATCCTGTGGGGTTGGCTTTAAATAGTCAACGTGTAAGGATGCTGTAACAAACCGAGGAGGCTCCGTTCCGTCCCCTGGTTCATGTCCATTCTTCCGGTGCAACGCAAGCGCAGCCGATCCTGTTCCATGACAATCGATGAAAGACGCGATCAATCCGCCGTAAACAAAGCCGGGAATTGCCATATGCTTTGGTTCTGGTGAATAGATTGTTACTGTATGGTCCCCTTGCCATCCTGTTCGAAAATGATGGCCATCTTCATTCAACCGACCACAACCATAACACGATGCAAAATCATCTGGATACTCATCTTGAATTGCCTTTACAACCTTCTCCTCCATCATTCATCCCCCTTTTTTACAATAGTATAGCACACCAAATCCGAATGCAGAGCCAGACCCTATTGGTGCGGTTGCAAATCCTTTTACATTATCTAGACAACTGCGAAATTTGAAAATCATCTGCGAAAACCTGAAAAGATCTGCGAAATCTCGAAATTAACTGCGAAAATGGAAATTCGAAGGTTTGACCAAAAGAGCACGGGGCGTAATCCCGTGCTCCTTCCGCTCTTCACTTATACCATCACTTTGCACATATCGTTCGTGAATTCGACCGGATCGTGGATCGGCAGCCCTTCGATAAGGAGTGCTTGATTGTACAATAGGTTCGTGTACAATCCTAACTTCTCTTTATCATTTTCATACGCCTCTTTCAATGCTGAGAAGACGTCGTGATTGACATTGATTTCTAAAACCTTATCAGCCTTCACATTCTGGTTGTTCGGCATCGCCTTCAGGATCTTCTCCATTTCAATTGATACTTCGCCTTCCGTTGAAAGACAAACCGGATGTGACTTCAATCGCTTGGAAGCCCGTACATCCTTCACCTTATCGGACAACACCTGTTTCATATGTTCGAAAAGCTCTTGATTTCCGTTGTCTTCAGCTTCGTTATCAGACGTTTTGTCGTCGTCTTCAAATCCTAAATCACCGCTCGACACGGACTTGAATTCTTTCTCCTTATACTGCATCAGCATTTTGATCGCGAATTCATCCACTTCATCTGTAAAATAAAGAATTTCATATCCCTTATCCGTGACGACTTCCGTCTGAGGAAGCTTTTCGATCCGCTCATGGCTCTCTCCAGAAGCATAATAAATGTACTTCTGATCGTCGCTCATCCGTGAGACGTATTCATCCAACGTCACCAGCTTCTTTTCCTTGGAGGAATAGAACATCAATAGCTCCTGCAAGTCCTCTTTATTCGCACCAAAATCACTATAGACGCCGTATTTCAGCTGACGACCGAACGTTTCAAAAAACTTCACAAACGTTTCGCGGTCGTCCTTCAGCAAGCTTTGCAAGTCTTTCTTGATCTTATTCTTAATGTTTTTCGCAATCAGCTTCAGCTGGCGATCTTGCTGCAGCATCTCCCTAGAAATGTTCAACGATAAGTCCTCTGAATCGACCATCCCTTTTACGAAGCTGAAATAGTCCGGCAGCAGGTCTGAGCACTTCTCCATGATCAAAACACCATTCGAATAAAGCTCCAGCCCTTTTTCAAATTCCTTCGTGTAATAATCGAACGGAATCTGCTCCGGCACATAAAGGATCGCATTGTAGCGTGCGGCACCATCCACCTTAATATGGATGTGCTTTAACGGCTTGTCGAAACCATAATGCTTTTCCTTGTAAAAATTCTCGTAATCCTCGTCGGTGAGCTCGCTTTTATTCTTGCGCCAAATCGGCACCATGCTGTTGATGACCTGCTCTTCGGTCACGTCCTCGTACTCATCCTCCGTACCTTCCTTCTTTTTGCGTTCCGTTACATCCATCTTGATCGGATAACGGATGAAATCAGAGTACTTCTTGATGATCGCCTTCAGACGGTACTCCTCTAAAAACTCGTCGAAATCCTCTTCTTCGGTGTTCTCCTTGATCTTGAGGATAACCTCCGTCCCAATGGAATCCTTGTCATGCGAGACGATCCTGTAACCGTCTGTACCCTTCGATTCCCACTTAAAAGCTTCATCACTTCCCAATGCTTTACTGATTACTGTGACAACATCTGCTGCCATGAATGCCGCATAGAAGCCGACCCCGAACTGGCCGATGATGTCATGCCCATCCTTCGCTTCATTTTCAGTTTTAAATGCCAATGAACCGCTCTTCGCGATTGTGCCAAGGTTTTTCTCGAGCTCTTCCTTCGTCATCCCAATCCCGGTATCGGTGATTGTCAATGTACGGCTGTCCTTGTCCGCACTCACCTTTATGTAGTAACTATCCTTGTCAAAACGGATGCCCTCGTCCGTCAATGCCTTATAGTAGATTTTATCGATTGCATCACTGGCGTTAGAAATCAATTCTCGTAAAAAGACCTCTTTTTGAGAATAAATCGAGTTGATCATCATTTCCAGCAATCTCTTCGATTCTGCTTTAAACTGTTTTTTCGCCATTTCAAGTGTCCCCTTTCCACTAATGGTTTCATCGATTCATAGTTTAGCACTCGCTCCATACGGGTGCTAACCACTATTTTAATACCATAAAATAGGCTATCGTGTCAATCGATCGTATAATGTTCTTTTATAATAGAAAAACCGCCTTAATAATAGACGGTTTTCAGGGTTGATCATTCAGATTATAGACTTGGATCCAGTTTAGGGTTAGGTCCATATTGATTCTCTGTGGACTCGCTATCTAAGCAATTAAAGACAAGTAACACAATTGCGCCAATGAGCGGAACAAGACTGATTAAAATCCACCAGCCGGTTCTTCCAATATCATGTAACCTACGGACTGACACAGCAAGAGATGGCAATAGTACCGCCAATGAATAAAGTATTGAAAGCAATGTATCAGCATCAAAAGCCATTCCTATCAGGCTAACCGCAAGGGAAATGAGAAAATTAAAAAGTACAAACATCCAGTATTCTTTCCGGCGAGCTCTTCCTTCAAACTTTACATAATTTTTTATTACCTTTAAATACCACTGCATTAAAAATACCCCCCTATAATCTATTTTTGAGCAGCATAACCATTAAATAATGCCTATTAACAATTCTACATTTTTTTACTTTTTTCTGCAATAATCGTCAATTAACAAGAAACTAACAATCTACTACTTCCGAAGATTCCACCCTTTAAAAAACTGACCTTAAGACATTCTTATTAAATATTGCAGGCTTTATGGAGTTTCTGACATAACATCTTTTATTTTTGCTTGTATGATTAACCGATGTGTGGCAGTTTCAATAGGATCACATGTATTCAAGGTTAATAGTTTGTCATTTCCATAGCCCTCTAAAACAGATAAATTGTCAGGGTCACCAACCAACATGTTATAAACTTTATAAATATATTGATGTTGCCTATCCTTCACTATTATTTCATCGTGAACCTTTTGTACGGCCTACCCTGATCAGTGGAATCCATTCAATCAGTTTTTCAGGATCGTCTGAAAATTCCATGCCTTGAAATAGGGGATTATATGACAGCGCTTCATAACGCTTTTTTAAAAACGTAACATTCTCTTCCCCTTGTATCATATGAGGTAATGGTATGATGAAGTCCTGCGGATTACGAATCAGATTTCTGTTTACAAGATACGACCAAAACTGTCTGGAAAGCTGGAACTGTTCATTGATTTTGATCGCTTTGCTGATATCGATGTATCCGTCAGGTTTTTCGGATGTATAGTTAATTCGCACAGTGCAGCATGGCCTGTACCCGCATTCCTGTTTTAATTACACAAAAAGCAAGGCTCCCTAAATCAGCTCGATTTTCTTTGAATCAATTCTATTTCTTGAGGCGTTACCAGGTAGATTCTTGATAACTCCCCCTTTGCTAATTCAACATTTATAAACTGAACATGACTAACAATTGTGTTGGGAGTATGCTTGTTTACCCAAATATCTGGTACTTCATGTGTAGACTGATATGAAAAAGGATTGTCGTTACAATTGAGGGGGAATCTCTTGACGAACCCTTGAAGTATTTAATTTCAACTCCTTATCTAGGGCATCAAAAAAGATGAGCTCATCCTCAAAATGAACTCATCTGGTAATACTGAACTAAATGTTATTCTATTTTAATTGAGGGACTATCCTTGTCACAGGCTTGTCGTTACTTTCCTCCGTACAGGACTCGAACACTATAGTATGCAACACGTAATGTGCCACCACAAAAGAAACAAACCCTCAGGACTCACTTCCCTCAAAACAACTTAATCTAAAAACCTATTTATTCTTATTCAAGACATCAAACGCTACTGCCGCTAGTAAAACTAACCCCTTAATCGCTTGCTGCCAGTCAATACCTATTCCCATAAGAGACATACCGTTATTGAGTACGCCCATAACCAAAGCCCCAATAACAGCACCGAAGACAGTTCCCACTCCACCGGTAAAAGATGCTCCACCAATTACCGCTGCTGCGATAGCATCTAGCTCAAACAGGTTACCAGCTTGTGGAGTTGCAGCATTTAGTCGACCAGCAAAGATCAGCCCACTTAATGCAGCTAAGGCGCCCATATTTACAAAAACCCAGAATTTCATTTTTTTGGTTTTTACACCAGATAGCTTCGCAGCATTCTCATTTCCACCGACTGAATAGATGTGTCTCCCAATTACGGTTTTATTCATAACAAACGTATAACCAATGATTAGTACGAGGAGGATAAGTAACACAATAGGAATACCAGCATATAGAGCTAAAACATAAGTGAATAAACTAATTAGAACGATGAATAAAAATAGTTTCAACACAAACAACGGAAACGAAATCGTGTGGAAATTGTATTTTAAATCTGATTTACGTATCCGCAATTCACCAATAATATATATAATAATAAAAATAGCTCCTATTACTAAAGAAAATAAATGTATATCCCCACCGCTGTTTACATCAGGCAAAAATGATGAACTTAAGCTTCTGAATCCATTTGGAAATGGTGCAATTGTCTGACCTTGTAATACGACCAAGGTTAATCCACGGAAGATTAACATTCCTGCTAGTGTAACAATAAATGCAGGAATATTTACGTACGCAACCCAGAATCCTTGCCAAGCACCAATAATCGCTCCTAATAGTAAGCAAAGTACAATTGCAAGTATTACTGGAAGATCATAGGTTACTAGAAATACCCCGGCTACCGCGCCAATAAATGCCGCGATCGATCCAACTGACAAGTCAATTTCTCCCGTTATAATAACAAGCATCATTCCAATAGCTAGTACAATAATGTAACTATTTTGCATAATGATATTTGTAACATTTAATGGTGTTAGAAGTATCCCATTTGTCATAATTTGAAATAAAATAATAATACCGACTAAGGCAATGATCATTCCAAAACGCCTTAAGTTATTTGATACAAGCTTTTTCATTCCCTCCATATGCTACGACCCCCAACTCTGTGTCATATGTTTCATTAACGCCTCTTGGTTTGCCTCTGTTTTATGAAGATCTCCTGTAATCCTACCTTCGGAAAGCGTATAAATTCGATCACACATCCCAATTAATTCAGGTAGCTCAGATGAAATCATAATGATGCTCTTTCCTTTTTCGGCCAGCTCGTTAATGATTTTATAAATTTCAAATTTCGCTCCTACATCTATACCTCGAGTTGGTTCATCCAGAATAAGAACATCCGGTTCAGCGAATATCCACTTGCCTAACACTACCTTTTGTTGGTTCCCGCCACTAAGGTTTATCGTTTTTTGTTCAATACTCGGAGCTTTTATATTCAAACGTTGCTTCATTGACTCTGCCTCTACTATTTCTTGACCGATATCTAGTACATTTTTTCTGGATATTCTTTTTAAGTTTGCTAATGTAAGGTTTTGCTTTACACTATCGATTAACACTAACCCATACTCTTTTCGGTTTTCAGAAACATAAGCAACGCCATTCTTAATAGCATTGTCTACATTTTTAAAATCTACTTCTTTTCCATTTTTAAAAAGTCGACCTGAGATCTTCTTACCATAGACTCTCCCAAACACACTCATCGCAAGTTCGGTTCTTCCGGCTCCCATTAAACCAGCAATTCCAATAATCTCTCCTTCTTTTACATTTACATTTACGTTATGTAAGATTTTTCTCTCTTCGTCTAATTGATGATAAACGGACCAATCCTTTATTTCGAATACTATATTGTCCTTAATATTATAGGTTCTTTCTGGATATAAATCGGTTAAATCTCTTCCAACCATATCTTTAATGATTTGATTTTCAGTGGCTTTCATCTCCTCTAAATGATGTGTCTGTATGGTCTTTCCATCGCGCAAAACAGTGATACTGTCTGATACTTTAAATAACTCTTTTAACTTATGAGAAATTAAAATAGCAGTCATCCCTTGTTTTTTAAATTCCAATAATAGATTTAGAAGGTTTTCGCTATCTTCTTCATTAAGTGCTGCAGTTGGTTCATCTAAAATCAGTAATTTTACTTTTTTAGATAGGGCTTTTGCAATTTCTACAAGTTGTTGTTGGCCTACCCCTATATTTTTTACTTTTTCTTGGGGGTCGACTTTCAATCCAACTTTTTTAAGAAGCTGCCTTGTCTCAACAATCGTTTGACTCCAGTTTATAATCCCTTTTTCTGCTCTTTCATTACCTAAAAATATATTTTCAGCAATTGATAACTCTGGAATTAGAGCAAGCTCTTGGTGAATAATAACAATCCCTTTTTCTTCACTTTCATTGATTGTTTTAAATGCACAAAGTTGATCTTCAAATCTGATTTCTCCTTTATATGTACCAAACGGATGGACGCCACTTAAAACCTTCATTAATGTAGATTTACCTGCCCCATTTTCTCCGATAAGGGCATGAATCTCTCCTGGGTGTACTTTTAGGTTTACATTGTCTAGAGCTTTAACCCCTGGAAATGTCTTCGTTATACCCTTCATTTCCAATATCGCCTCAGCCATCACTATCACACCTTTTAAATGTAGAGATAAGTAAGAGATGAATTAACAACACAAAATGGTTGCTAATTCATCCGTTTTTTCAATTACTGTAAATCTTCTTCTGTATAGTACTCAGTATCTACAAGCACTTCTTTATAGTTATTAATGTCCACAGATATTGGCTCTAGCAAGTATGAAGGTACCACTTTAACTCCGTTATCATATGTTTCAGTATCATTTACTTCAGGCTCTTCACCTTTAAGTACAGAATCTGCCATTTCCACTGCTATCTTAGCTAGCTCTCTTGTGTCCTTAAACACCGTTTGCGTCTGCTCACCAGCAATGATTGATTTTACAGAAGCAAGCTCGGCATCTTGTCCAGTTACAATTGGCATAGGGTTCGAACTAGAACCATAGCCGACAGCCTTAAGGGATGAAATGATTCCTCGACTGATTCCATCGAATGGTGAGTAAACAACATCTACTCTTTCACCAGAATAATGAGCACTTAGTAAGTTATCCATACGTTCCTGAGCTTTTGATCCATCCCAACGAAGTGTTGCAGCTTGATCAAAATCTGTTTGACCACTCCTAACAACCAGGTCGCCACTATCAATATAAGGTTGTAATATGGACATTGCTCCATCCCAGAAGAAATATGCATTATTGTCATCCGGAGACCCGGCAAACAATTCAATGTTAAATGGACCTTTACCTTCAGAAAGCCCTAATCTGTCAACAATATACTCACCTTGCAGCACTCCGACTTGGAAGTTATCAAATGTCGCATAATAACTTATATGGTCACTATTCATGATTAAACGGTCGTAAGCGATAACAGGAATATCAGATCTTTTAGCTTGCTCTAGAACATCGGTTAGTGCCTCACCGTCAATGGATGCGATTACAAGAATATCAGCGCCTTTTGTTATCATGTTTTCAATTTGGGATAATTGGTTTTCTACAACATCTTCAGCATATTGCAGATCCACTTTATATCCTAATTTTTCAAACTCAGCCTTCATATTTTCTCCGTCTTTAACCCATCTTTCCGATGACTTTGTAGGCATTGCGATTCCTACTACCTTTTCGTCACCACCTGTAGTGCTGCTACAAGCTACTGTAGAAATTGAAAGGATTAAAATGAGTAGTACCCCGATGAACTGTTTCATTGTTACTCCCCCTTTTTAGTTACATATTAAAATTGGCTCGATTAGTTACGAATACAGAGGACTTTTGACAGCGCTTACAGACGACGCGTTCAAAATATCGATAAATTAGTAGAATTAAGACTATGTATATGCATCAATAACTAATCGCCTGTAATTCGTTCGTACAACATTGAGTGATTAGAGTCCAATCTTGTACGTACATTTATTATAAAATAAAAAAACATGCTTGGCAACGGAATTTTTTAAATCTTTTAAATCTTCATTAGAAAAGCCATCCCTTTGAAGGTGATGGCTTTATGTCTATGAAGTGATTTCGACCGGAGTTAAACCCTTTGTGGAATTTCTGACGATAAGCTTCGGATTATAAACAATAGAATGTTCATAAGGAGACTCGACTTTATTTTTGTTCGCCCTAATTTTAATCAACTCTATGATTGTATCTGCTGCCGCTCTCCCCATCTCGCTTTTCGGGTGAATAATAGAGGTTAATTTTACCTCTGACACTTCTGCTAAGAAGGAATCATCGTACCCGACAATCGATACATCGCCAGGAACTGTAATTTTTTTAGCCCTTAACAGATTTAGTATTTCAATAACGAGTTCATCGTTATAACCTACAATACCTGTGATCGTATTATGCTTAGTCGAGATGATTT encodes the following:
- a CDS encoding LacI family DNA-binding transcriptional regulator, which translates into the protein MKTVTISDVAKHAEVSKSTISQYLNKRYDYMAEKTKQRIEAAIEDLGYQPNIVARSLKQKSTTTIGVIVANILHEFSTQVIRAIEDVCHELDFHIIVCNADDDPTKEKKYIDMLRAKQVDGLIIFPTGDNVALYKRMISINYPVIFVDRSVPDVPVPSIMLDNEMASKVAVEHFIEKGYRRIGIVTTSIIKNVSPRVERINGYKKALKEKGLPVVPEYIQSLEIDQIQTGLKQMFESADPPEAILAGNDLALIEILKYTKEHQIKTPESLALIGIDDVSFASFYSPSLTTIAQPTFEMGKKAAELLLEKIQKRDDEHTQHVHRFEPTLIERSSC
- the mmsA gene encoding multiple monosaccharide ABC transporter ATP-binding protein; this encodes MAEAILEMKGITKTFPGVKALDNVNLKVHPGEIHALIGENGAGKSTLMKVLSGVHPFGTYKGEIRFEDQLCAFKTINESEEKGIVIIHQELALIPELSIAENIFLGNERAEKGIINWSQTIVETRQLLKKVGLKVDPQEKVKNIGVGQQQLVEIAKALSKKVKLLILDEPTAALNEEDSENLLNLLLEFKKQGMTAILISHKLKELFKVSDSITVLRDGKTIQTHHLEEMKATENQIIKDMVGRDLTDLYPERTYNIKDNIVFEIKDWSVYHQLDEERKILHNVNVNVKEGEIIGIAGLMGAGRTELAMSVFGRVYGKKISGRLFKNGKEVDFKNVDNAIKNGVAYVSENRKEYGLVLIDSVKQNLTLANLKRISRKNVLDIGQEIVEAESMKQRLNIKAPSIEQKTINLSGGNQQKVVLGKWIFAEPDVLILDEPTRGIDVGAKFEIYKIINELAEKGKSIIMISSELPELIGMCDRIYTLSEGRITGDLHKTEANQEALMKHMTQSWGS
- the hxlA gene encoding 3-hexulose-6-phosphate synthase, with protein sequence MKIQLALDRLTREKCFQVIKETEHYIDLIEVGTGVIKEYGMTIIREIKVKYPDITLVADMKTCDAGKFETVQAFEAGADITTVMAFSAKKTITDSLDEAEKYNKRIMVDLLGIQDQSKMIELEELGVDLVSLHFGKDMQQEGELPTDLFTLTNKSQRFEVAVAGGINLTTLPDIIKKNPDIIIVGSAITQAENMNKVASEMKGLISKL
- a CDS encoding PaaI family thioesterase yields the protein MEEKVVKAIQDEYPDDFASCYGCGRLNEDGHHFRTGWQGDHTVTIYSPEPKHMAIPGFVYGGLIASFIDCHGTGSAALALHRKNGHEPGDGTEPPRFVTASLHVDYLKPTPQDVPLKAVGTIHEIHPKKWKVETEVYADDTLCARGEVVAAVMPSTFLKKD
- a CDS encoding DUF805 domain-containing protein, which encodes MQWYLKVIKNYVKFEGRARRKEYWMFVLFNFLISLAVSLIGMAFDADTLLSILYSLAVLLPSLAVSVRRLHDIGRTGWWILISLVPLIGAIVLLVFNCLDSESTENQYGPNPKLDPSL
- a CDS encoding sortase domain-bontaining protein produces the protein MKDRQHQYIYKVYNMLVGDPDNLSVLEGYGNDKLLTLNTCDPIETATHRLIIQAKIKDVMSETP
- the htpG gene encoding molecular chaperone HtpG; this encodes MAKKQFKAESKRLLEMMINSIYSQKEVFLRELISNASDAIDKIYYKALTDEGIRFDKDSYYIKVSADKDSRTLTITDTGIGMTKEELEKNLGTIAKSGSLAFKTENEAKDGHDIIGQFGVGFYAAFMAADVVTVISKALGSDEAFKWESKGTDGYRIVSHDKDSIGTEVILKIKENTEEEDFDEFLEEYRLKAIIKKYSDFIRYPIKMDVTERKKKEGTEDEYEDVTEEQVINSMVPIWRKNKSELTDEDYENFYKEKHYGFDKPLKHIHIKVDGAARYNAILYVPEQIPFDYYTKEFEKGLELYSNGVLIMEKCSDLLPDYFSFVKGMVDSEDLSLNISREMLQQDRQLKLIAKNIKNKIKKDLQSLLKDDRETFVKFFETFGRQLKYGVYSDFGANKEDLQELLMFYSSKEKKLVTLDEYVSRMSDDQKYIYYASGESHERIEKLPQTEVVTDKGYEILYFTDEVDEFAIKMLMQYKEKEFKSVSSGDLGFEDDDKTSDNEAEDNGNQELFEHMKQVLSDKVKDVRASKRLKSHPVCLSTEGEVSIEMEKILKAMPNNQNVKADKVLEINVNHDVFSALKEAYENDKEKLGLYTNLLYNQALLIEGLPIHDPVEFTNDMCKVMV
- the chvE gene encoding multiple monosaccharide ABC transporter substrate-binding protein, whose protein sequence is MKQFIGVLLILILSISTVACSSTTGGDEKVVGIAMPTKSSERWVKDGENMKAEFEKLGYKVDLQYAEDVVENQLSQIENMITKGADILVIASIDGEALTDVLEQAKRSDIPVIAYDRLIMNSDHISYYATFDNFQVGVLQGEYIVDRLGLSEGKGPFNIELFAGSPDDNNAYFFWDGAMSILQPYIDSGDLVVRSGQTDFDQAATLRWDGSKAQERMDNLLSAHYSGERVDVVYSPFDGISRGIISSLKAVGYGSSSNPMPIVTGQDAELASVKSIIAGEQTQTVFKDTRELAKIAVEMADSVLKGEEPEVNDTETYDNGVKVVPSYLLEPISVDINNYKEVLVDTEYYTEEDLQ
- a CDS encoding sugar kinase, which encodes MNDVITIGDAMITFNPISTGPMRYVSSFERKVGSAELNVALGCSRLGLKTGWMSRLGKDEFGRFIYNFVRGEGIDVSQVELVEGYSTSLNFKEIMEDGSGRTFYYRDHSPTTVLTKDTLNEEYIKQARLLHITGVFPSIDKKKNIPLVKHAIKLAKENGVLVSLDPNIRLKLWNKQEAREALLEFLPYVDVLLTGVEEAEILFRVNDPKEIIEKAKTFGVSHVAIKQGDKGSCGYSNGQYVEAPPVKVNKVVDTVGAGDGFDSGFIYGLLNNWDLKKTLHVANLIGSMVVSVSGDNEGMPYIDDVLIKMGQKEFIER
- the mmsB gene encoding multiple monosaccharide ABC transporter permease, with the protein product MEGMKKLVSNNLRRFGMIIALVGIIILFQIMTNGILLTPLNVTNIIMQNSYIIVLAIGMMLVIITGEIDLSVGSIAAFIGAVAGVFLVTYDLPVILAIVLCLLLGAIIGAWQGFWVAYVNIPAFIVTLAGMLIFRGLTLVVLQGQTIAPFPNGFRSLSSSFLPDVNSGGDIHLFSLVIGAIFIIIYIIGELRIRKSDLKYNFHTISFPLFVLKLFLFIVLISLFTYVLALYAGIPIVLLILLVLIIGYTFVMNKTVIGRHIYSVGGNENAAKLSGVKTKKMKFWVFVNMGALAALSGLIFAGRLNAATPQAGNLFELDAIAAAVIGGASFTGGVGTVFGAVIGALVMGVLNNGMSLMGIGIDWQQAIKGLVLLAAVAFDVLNKNK